A region of Elusimicrobiota bacterium DNA encodes the following proteins:
- a CDS encoding AsmA family protein, with amino-acid sequence MKRFLKWMAVLALIGLAALTGMGVWLRHSYPPERIRRLAAEKLGARLGRQVEIAGANVSLVRGLELEGVRISESPDFSAGTFVEVGRARILPRLLPLLSHRILVRSIDLERPRVRVHRAADGTFNFSDLAQAPAGPPGSGGGTARAMELLIARAALTEGEFTLEDDVLDLTVGVHALDARLAGFSLTDPFGLRVKGNIEVVRAKTRWAGPLAMNARMSPTGNHEISLERFTLRLGSSSLELSGTLTPLPSPQAEVTLAFSPLAAEDIEPMVLLPDPLKQATLSGRWKIRASSASLTAEGTFDAQNKGIAVSGALSSHSTLAPGGDRHGIRLDPKTIRVQNSPLAPGLSMAGPLTGRWEAEAFGAQWKISGEVAADEAVVAYEGWLEKPAAVPLTLTGSAHSETGAPELFLDLRAPALQLRPGGPWPAPLRLEGALGLTAELQGVPSNLAFDLTAEGQSLQGSYGESFRKTEGSPLQITAAGRWIDQQDIQISSATCRTAAGVLKLSGEVEEPRGTQTMSLRIDGDPLDLSRLGTILPSLAEFKLRGEAALHADISGPATDPRVLGQVRLRKTAVTPVPGVELSELAGRVDFNRQQASVHGLSGKAFGSPFTLNARVDNGERPAIFLDGDWARLEVDKVLKAFSPTTTPSKTSPTAAKTPPRPSPAPIARAAGVFRIGEITHPHYLGRNFQFNWNLRDVGPDLSVLSGTASVTAASGEITDVPVAKKINKLMGREGAEITYQKLAGQFVVTRGLADIKTFTLDSDQTDFLAKGRVRLGDLDSDLTLQLKLPPGSVRGSVGDWITAEDGRPTIEASLKGPLGDPKVKVDYRDTVRRAAQDILKKAIGGWKGKPDRSPDPKKAPSSNDAPAKDPLGEAAGQALERLFKKK; translated from the coding sequence ATGAAACGGTTCCTCAAATGGATGGCCGTCCTGGCCTTGATCGGTCTCGCGGCGCTCACGGGCATGGGAGTTTGGTTGCGGCACAGCTACCCGCCGGAACGGATCCGCCGATTGGCGGCGGAAAAATTGGGCGCGAGGCTGGGCCGCCAGGTGGAAATCGCCGGCGCCAACGTCAGCCTGGTGCGGGGCTTGGAGTTGGAAGGCGTGCGGATTTCCGAATCGCCGGACTTTTCCGCGGGAACCTTTGTTGAGGTGGGGCGCGCCCGCATCTTGCCGAGGCTCCTGCCGCTCCTCTCTCACCGGATCCTTGTGCGATCCATCGACCTCGAACGTCCCCGCGTGCGGGTTCACCGCGCCGCCGACGGAACCTTCAATTTCTCCGATCTCGCCCAAGCCCCAGCGGGCCCGCCGGGCTCGGGAGGCGGAACCGCCCGCGCCATGGAACTCCTCATCGCCCGGGCCGCCCTGACGGAGGGAGAGTTCACCCTCGAAGACGACGTGTTGGACCTCACCGTCGGGGTCCATGCCCTGGACGCGCGGCTGGCCGGTTTTTCTCTCACGGACCCCTTCGGCCTTCGGGTCAAAGGAAACATCGAGGTGGTGCGGGCCAAGACCCGATGGGCCGGCCCGCTGGCGATGAACGCTCGGATGTCCCCCACGGGAAACCACGAAATCTCCCTGGAACGGTTCACCCTCCGGCTCGGGTCCTCATCCCTGGAGCTTTCCGGAACGTTGACGCCCCTCCCGTCGCCCCAGGCGGAGGTCACGCTCGCGTTTTCACCCTTGGCCGCCGAAGACATTGAACCGATGGTCCTCCTTCCCGACCCGCTGAAACAAGCCACGCTTTCCGGCCGATGGAAGATCCGCGCCTCCTCCGCCAGTCTGACCGCCGAGGGAACCTTCGACGCTCAAAACAAAGGCATCGCCGTTTCCGGCGCCCTCTCCAGTCATTCCACACTAGCCCCCGGGGGCGACCGCCATGGGATCCGCCTGGACCCCAAAACCATCCGCGTGCAAAACAGCCCCCTGGCGCCCGGCCTGTCCATGGCGGGCCCCCTCACGGGCCGATGGGAGGCGGAAGCCTTCGGAGCCCAATGGAAAATCTCCGGCGAGGTGGCCGCTGACGAGGCCGTCGTCGCTTACGAGGGCTGGTTGGAAAAACCCGCCGCGGTCCCGCTCACGCTTACCGGATCCGCCCACAGCGAAACGGGAGCGCCGGAGCTCTTTTTAGATCTTCGCGCTCCTGCGCTCCAGCTTCGTCCCGGCGGCCCCTGGCCCGCGCCGCTCCGCCTGGAGGGCGCATTGGGGCTCACGGCGGAACTGCAGGGGGTCCCTTCGAACCTGGCCTTCGACTTGACGGCGGAGGGCCAATCCCTTCAGGGGAGCTACGGGGAATCTTTCCGTAAAACGGAAGGGAGCCCCCTCCAGATCACGGCCGCCGGCCGTTGGATCGACCAACAGGACATCCAAATTTCATCGGCCACCTGCCGGACCGCCGCCGGGGTTTTGAAACTCAGCGGCGAAGTGGAAGAGCCCCGGGGCACGCAAACCATGTCCCTTCGCATCGACGGAGACCCCCTGGACCTGTCCCGTTTGGGAACCATCCTGCCGTCCTTGGCCGAGTTCAAACTTCGGGGCGAGGCGGCCCTCCACGCCGACATCAGCGGCCCGGCCACCGACCCCCGCGTCCTAGGCCAGGTACGGTTGCGGAAAACCGCCGTGACCCCCGTCCCCGGGGTGGAACTCTCCGAACTGGCGGGACGAGTGGATTTCAATCGCCAACAGGCGTCGGTGCACGGATTGAGCGGGAAAGCCTTCGGCTCGCCTTTCACCCTGAACGCCCGGGTCGATAACGGGGAACGACCCGCGATCTTTCTGGACGGCGATTGGGCGCGCCTGGAAGTGGACAAGGTGCTGAAGGCCTTCTCTCCCACGACCACGCCCTCGAAGACTTCCCCCACGGCGGCTAAAACCCCGCCGCGCCCCAGCCCGGCGCCCATCGCCCGCGCCGCCGGGGTGTTCCGCATCGGCGAAATCACCCACCCCCACTATCTCGGGCGGAACTTTCAATTCAACTGGAACCTCCGGGACGTGGGCCCCGACCTCTCGGTTCTATCCGGCACGGCCTCCGTCACCGCCGCCTCGGGGGAGATCACCGACGTCCCGGTGGCGAAGAAGATCAACAAACTCATGGGCCGCGAAGGGGCGGAGATCACCTACCAAAAATTGGCCGGCCAGTTCGTCGTCACCCGGGGACTGGCCGACATCAAGACTTTCACGCTGGACAGCGACCAAACGGACTTTCTCGCGAAAGGCCGGGTCCGCCTGGGAGACCTGGATTCGGACCTCACCCTGCAATTGAAGCTCCCCCCCGGCTCGGTCCGGGGAAGCGTCGGCGACTGGATCACCGCCG